Proteins found in one Labrus bergylta chromosome 8, fLabBer1.1, whole genome shotgun sequence genomic segment:
- the taf12 gene encoding transcription initiation factor TFIID subunit 12 — MANSTTTAVKVMNPGPAGRSSPEGSQVLSKKKLQDLVREVDPNEQLDEDVEEMLLQIADDFIESVVTAACQLARHRKSNTLEVKDVQLHLERQWNMWIPGYGSDEIRPFKKACTTEAHKQRMALIRKTTKK, encoded by the exons ATGGCTAACAGTACCACGACAGCAGTGAAGGTGATGAACCCTGGTCCTGCTGGTCGAAGTAGCCCAGAGGGATCTCAG GTGCTCAGCAAGAAGAAGCTGCAGGACCTGGTGAGAGAGGTTGACCCCAATGAGCAGCTGGATGAGGATGTCGAGGAG ATGCTGCTACAAATCGCAGATGACTTCATAGAGAGTGTAGTGACGGCAGCTTGTCAACTGGCACGCCATCGCAAGTCTAACACCTTGGAGGTGAAGGATGTTCAATTACATCTTG AGCGCCAGTGGAACATGTGGATTCCTGGATACGGCTCCGATGAGATCCGGCCGTTCAAGAAGGCGTGCACCACAGAGGCTCACAaacag AGAATGGCGCTGATCCGCAAGACAACCAAAAAGTAG
- the rab42b gene encoding ras-related protein Rab-42b, which translates to MDLTLWQYQFRIIMLGDSTVGKSSLLKRFTENLFLESINQTVGVDFYVHFLEVEPGVRVKLQFWDTAGQERFRSVTRSYYRNSVGGLLVFDITNRASFDHVKEWHAEVCERVQPYKVLFILVGQKSDMDAEGERVVSREEAEKLAKQLGVPYAEVSAKTGQNVKEAFELLTRRVYQGLMSGEVEMLEGWDGVKCATPQSLQAQRASLTQADTPPRNTKKCC; encoded by the exons ATGGACCTGACTTTGTGGCAGTACCAGTTCAGGATCATCATGCTGGGGGACTCCACGGTGGGGAAATCGTCTCTGCTGAAGCGTTTCACTGAAAACTTGTTCCTTGAGTCCATCAACCAGACAGTGGGTGTGGACTTCTACGTTCACTTCCTGGAGGTAGAGCCGGGCGTGCGTGTGAAGCTGCAGTTCTGGGACACAGCTGGACAGGAGAGGTTCAG GTCTGTGACCCGCTCTTATTACCGCAACTCGGTCGGAGGCCTGCTGGTGTTCGACATTACCAACAGAGCCTCCTTCGACCACGTTAAGGAGTGGCATGCTGAGGTGTGTGAGCGAGTGCAGCCTTACAAGGTTCTCTTCATCCTGGTGGGCCAAAAGAGTGACATGGATGCTGAGGGGGAGAGGGTGGTGAGTCGGGAAGAGGCCGAGAAACTGGCCAAACAGCTCGGGGTGCCCTATGCTGAGGTCTCTGCAAAGACAGGCCAAAACGTGAAGGAGGCCTTCGAGCTGCTCACTCGGCGGGTCTACCAGGGTCTGATGAGCGGAGAGGTAGAAATGCTAGAGGGCTGGGATGGAGTCAAGTGTGCTACTCCACAGTCCCTGCAGGCACAGAGAGCCAGCCTAACACAGGCTGACACGCCGCCCAGGAATACCAAGAAATGCTGTTAA
- the ctps1b gene encoding CTP synthase 1, whose translation MKYILVTGGVISGIGKGIIASSVGTILKSCGLHVTAIKIDPYINIDAGTFSPYEHGEVFVLDDGGEVDLDLGNYERFLDIRLIKDNNITTGKIYQSVITKERRGDYLGKTVQVVPHITDAIQERVMKQARISVDDDGVEPQVCVIELGGTVGDIESMPFIEAFRQFQFKVKRENFCNIHVSLVPQPSATGEQKTKPTQNSVRELRGLGLSPDLIMCRCSTPLETAVKEKISMFCHVEPTQVICVHDVSSVYRVPLLLEDQGLVSYFCERLHLPVEMRPRRMLTKWKEMSDRSDRLLESVSIALVGKYTKLSDSYTSVIKALEHSALAINHKLKVKYIDSADLETTTLQDEPVKYHEAWQKLCSSNGVLVPGGFGVRGTEGKILAISWARKQNKPFLGVCLGMQLAVCEFARNVLGWEDANSTEFNPDSKHPVVIDMPEHNPGQMGGTMRLGKRRTIFKSNTSVLRKLYGDLEYVDERHRHRFEVNPELTHHFEKKGFNFVGQDVEGERMEVIEMEDHCYFVGVQYHPEFTSRPIKPSPPYFGLLLAAAGKLQGYLTKGCRLSPRDTYSDRSGSSSPEADFPELKFPSLSSD comes from the exons ATGAAGTACATTCTGGTTACTGGTGGTGTCATATCTGGTATTGGCAAAGGGATCATTGCAAGCAGCGTGGGAACAATCCTCAAGTCCTGCGGCCTTCACGTGACAGCCATCAAAATAGACCCATATATCAATATTGATGCTGGAACCTTCTCACCTTATGAACATG GTGAAGTTTTTGTTCTTGATGATGGAGGGGAGGTGGATTTAGATTTGGGGAACTATGAGCGTTTCTTGGACATCCGCCTtatcaaagacaacaacatcaCCACTGGAAAGATCTACCAGTCAGTCATCAccaaggagaggaggggagactaCCTGGGCAAGACTGTGCAGG tgGTACCCCACATCACAGATGCCATTCAGGAGAGGGTGATGAAGCAGGCCAGGATCTCAGTAGATGATGATGGTGTGGAGCCACAAGTTTGTGTCATAGAG CTGGGAGGAACAGTGGGGGACATTGAGAGTATGCCCTTCATTGAGGCCTTCAGACAGTTCCAGTTCAAGGTGAAGAGGGAGAACTTCTGCAACATCCACGTCAGCCTGGTGCCACAG CCCAGTGCCACAGGAGAGCAGAAAACCAAACCGACCCAGAACAGTGTCAGAGAGCTCAGGGGGCTGGGCTTGTCTCCAGATTTG ATTATGTGCCGTTGTTCAACGCCTCTGGAAACAGCTGTAAAAGAGAAGATCTCCATGTTCTGTCACGTGGAGCCCACACAG GTTATCTGTGTCCATGATGTGTCTTCAGTGTACAGAGTTCCCCTGCTGCTCGAGGACCAGGGCCTTGTCAGTTACTTCTGTGAGCGTTTACACCTGCCTGTCGAGATGAGACCCAGAAGAATGCTCACAAAGTGGAAGGAGATGTCGGACAG aTCTGACCGTCTTCTGGAGAGTGTTTCCATCGCTCTTGTGGGGAAATACACAAAGTTATCTGACTCGTACACTTCAGTTATCAAGGCCCTAGAGCACTCAGCCCTCGCCATCAACCACAAACTAAAAGTCAAG TACATAGACTCTGCAGACCTGGAGACCACCACTCTGCAAGACGAGCCAGTGAAATATCACGAGGCCTGGCAGAAGCTCTGCAGTTCAAA TGGTGTGTTGGTACCAGGAGGGTTCGGTGTGAGAGGGACTGAAGGGAAAATTCTGGCCATCAGCTGGGCGAGAAAACAGAACAAGCCGTTCCTGG GGGTGTGTTTGGGCATGCAGCTGGCAGTGTGCGAGTTTGCCCGCAATGTTCTCGGATGGGAAG ATGCCAACTCCACAGAATTTAATCCGGACTCCAAACACCCAGTG GTGATTGACATGCCCGAGCACAACCCAGGGCAGATGGGTGGGACTATGAGGCTAGGGAAGAGGCGGACTATTTTCAAATCCAACACCAGTGTACTGA gaaaactgtacgGAGATTTGGAGTATGTTGacgagagacacagacacagatttgAG GTGAACCCCGAGCTGACGCACCACTTtgaaaaaaagggttttaattTTGTCGGGCAGGACGTGGAAGGAGAGAGAATGGAGGTCATTGAAATGGAGG ATCATTGTTACTTTGTTGGGGTCCAGTACCATCCCGAGTTCACCTCGAGGCCCATCAAACCCTCTCCTCCGTACTTTGGTCTCCTTCTGGCTGCTGCTGGAAAACTCCAGGGCTACCTGACCAAGGGATGCCGCCTCTCTCCTCG GGACACTTACAGCGACCGCAGCGGCAGCAGCTCTCCTGAAGCAGACTTCCCCGAGCTCAAGTTCCCCTCTTTGTCCTCAGACTAA